One Candidatus Omnitrophota bacterium DNA window includes the following coding sequences:
- the gcvT gene encoding glycine cleavage system aminomethyltransferase GcvT → MTSTEDRKTPLYEAHKGLNAKIVSFHGWLLPIQYTSIIEEHNATRTKAGLFDISHLGKLEVSGKSSKEFLQKIFTNNIEKALPGGIVYSPLCNDNGGTLDDAFIYNAGKDRYILIVNASTFEKDLAWIRSHKTEGVDIKDINDSLGGIAIQGPASQQILSHFCKAYIDQLKHRHFVETEVYGSYALLSRSGYTGEDGFEMFIPAGKCIKVWNDILASGKGYGLIPAGLGSRDTLRLEAGCPLYGVDTDESKTPLESGLERTLDLSKDFIGKKAILERKAKGIKEVLVGFKMLDKAIPRTGYAIEKGGKSAGIVTSGTYSPTLKENIGFAYVAPEDSKTGGTFDVIVHGEKKKAVVVETPFYRRAKN, encoded by the coding sequence ATGACTTCCACTGAAGACAGGAAGACCCCCCTCTACGAGGCGCACAAGGGTCTTAACGCGAAGATCGTTTCTTTCCACGGCTGGCTTTTACCCATCCAGTATACGAGCATTATTGAGGAGCATAACGCCACCCGCACAAAAGCCGGGCTTTTTGATATCTCCCACCTCGGAAAGCTCGAAGTCTCCGGAAAGTCCTCGAAAGAATTCCTTCAGAAGATCTTCACTAACAATATAGAAAAGGCCCTCCCGGGAGGTATAGTCTATTCCCCGTTATGTAACGATAACGGCGGGACCCTTGATGACGCCTTCATATATAACGCGGGTAAAGACAGGTATATCCTTATCGTGAACGCCTCGACCTTCGAAAAAGACCTCGCGTGGATACGGTCCCATAAAACGGAAGGGGTCGATATAAAAGATATAAACGATTCGCTCGGAGGGATAGCTATCCAGGGGCCGGCCTCGCAGCAGATATTGTCTCACTTTTGTAAAGCCTACATCGACCAGCTCAAACACCGCCATTTTGTCGAGACCGAAGTCTACGGTTCTTACGCGCTCCTTTCGAGGAGCGGATACACAGGCGAGGACGGGTTCGAGATGTTCATACCGGCAGGCAAGTGCATAAAGGTCTGGAACGATATCCTGGCCTCCGGGAAAGGATATGGCCTCATCCCGGCCGGGCTGGGCTCGAGGGACACCTTAAGGCTCGAGGCGGGATGCCCGCTTTATGGCGTCGATACCGACGAATCAAAGACGCCGTTAGAGTCGGGGCTGGAGAGGACTCTCGACCTCAGCAAGGATTTCATCGGCAAAAAAGCTATACTCGAGAGGAAGGCGAAGGGGATTAAAGAGGTATTGGTGGGATTTAAGATGCTCGACAAAGCCATTCCTCGCACCGGATATGCCATAGAAAAGGGCGGGAAGAGTGCCGGCATAGTTACGAGCGGGACTTATTCGCCCACCTTGAAAGAAAATATAGGTTTTGCTTATGTCGCGCCGGAAGATTCCAAGACCGGCGGGACTTTCGATGTGATAGTCCACGGCGAAAAGAAGAAGGCCGTAGTTGTTGAGACGCCATTTTATCGCCGCGCCAAAAATTAG
- the gcvH gene encoding glycine cleavage system protein GcvH, whose protein sequence is MVDLEKLRFTKTHEWLRVEGNTGYVGITDHAQKEITDVVFVELPKIGKEVAKAGEAAVVESVKAAFSIYAPVSGKIIKANDAVEKDPSLVNKSPYEEGWFFAIEIKDKSEADSLMTQKDYLEFIKTGAH, encoded by the coding sequence ATGGTCGATCTGGAGAAACTGCGTTTTACGAAGACGCATGAATGGCTTAGGGTCGAGGGCAACACCGGTTACGTAGGCATAACAGACCACGCCCAGAAAGAGATAACCGACGTTGTCTTCGTCGAACTTCCTAAAATCGGTAAAGAAGTTGCGAAGGCAGGCGAAGCCGCGGTAGTGGAATCGGTAAAGGCCGCCTTCTCGATATACGCCCCGGTGTCCGGGAAGATAATAAAAGCGAACGATGCGGTCGAAAAGGACCCTTCTCTGGTCAACAAGTCGCCCTATGAAGAGGGCTGGTTCTTCGCGATCGAGATAAAGGACAAGTCCGAGGCAGATTCACTGATGACGCAAAAGGATTACCTGGAATTCATAAAGACCGGAGCGCATTGA